Proteins from one Sulfurovum sp. TSL1 genomic window:
- a CDS encoding DUF2892 domain-containing protein, with amino-acid sequence MDINKWRATCRPIRIVVGLALIGYGAYSGNAWFYLGVVPLIAGLTNFCPACIATKKCDTPVK; translated from the coding sequence ATGGATATAAATAAATGGAGAGCCACATGTAGACCTATCAGGATTGTGGTAGGGTTGGCACTTATCGGTTACGGTGCATACTCAGGAAATGCATGGTTCTATCTTGGCGTGGTCCCGCTTATTGCTGGGCTTACAAATTTTTGTCCGGCCTGTATCGCCACGAAAAAGTGTGATACACCGGTGAAATAA